From Balearica regulorum gibbericeps isolate bBalReg1 chromosome 13, bBalReg1.pri, whole genome shotgun sequence, a single genomic window includes:
- the LOC104631559 gene encoding uncharacterized protein F13E9.13, mitochondrial isoform X3, which translates to MRPPGLFGRLKAAIVGVVHVGALPGTPRSSLPLTQIIDQACQEAEAYKDAGVDGLIVENMHDLPYTVCPGPEVTAAMTVISAAVRQTCPHLALGVQILCAANQEAIAVALAAGLDFIRAEGFVFSHVADEGIINACAGSLLRYRKQVGAENIQIFADIKKKHSAHALTADVGVAETALAAELFLADGVVLTGTATGLPADPQELKEVKHAVKIPVLIGSGVTLENVRSYLDANALIIGSTFLWH; encoded by the exons ATGCGGCCGCCCGGGCTCTTCGGGCGGCTGAAGGCGGCGATCGTCGGGGTGGTTCACGTGGGAGCGCTGCCAG GGACACCAAGAAGTTCTCTTCCACTGACCCAGATCATTGATCAAGCTTGTCAAGAGGCAGAAGCTTACAAGGATGCTGGAGTT GATGGCTTGATAGTAGAAAATATGCATGATCTTCCTTACACAGTGTGTCCTGGGCCTGAAGTAACCGCAGCAATGACAGTCATTAGTGCTGCAGTGAGACAAACGTGCCCCCATCTTGCGCTGGGTGTCCAGATCCTGTGTGCTGCAAACCAAGAGGCGATAGCAGTTGCTCTTGCTGCAG gtcttgATTTTATCCGGGCTGAAGGGTTTGTGTTTTCTCATGTTGCTGATGAAGGGATTATAAATGCCTGCGCAGGTAGCCTGCTACGGTACAGAAAACAAGTTGGAGCAGAGAACATTCAGATTTTTGctgatattaaaaagaaacatag TGCTCATGCCCTGACAGCAGACGTTGGTGTGGCTGAGACCGCTTTGGCTGCCGAGCTCTTCCTGGCTGATGGGGTTGTACTGACTGGCACGGCTACCGGATTGCCTGCAGATCCCCAGGAACTGAAAG aggTTAAACATGCTGTGAAGATTCCTGTGTTGATTGGGTCTGGAGTGACTCTGGAGAATGTGAGGAGTTACTTGGATGCAAACGCTCTAATAATTG GCAGCACATTTCTGTGGCACTGA
- the LOC104631559 gene encoding uncharacterized protein F13E9.13, mitochondrial isoform X4, with protein MHDLPYTVCPGPEVTAAMTVISAAVRQTCPHLALGVQILCAANQEAIAVALAAGLDFIRAEGFVFSHVADEGIINACAGSLLRYRKQVGAENIQIFADIKKKHSAHALTADVGVAETALAAELFLADGVVLTGTATGLPADPQELKEVKHAVKIPVLIGSGVTLENVRSYLDANALIIANSYSFVPLQTSISDVKNCQVPSNTQGVIMMGTFLPKLTGS; from the exons ATGCATGATCTTCCTTACACAGTGTGTCCTGGGCCTGAAGTAACCGCAGCAATGACAGTCATTAGTGCTGCAGTGAGACAAACGTGCCCCCATCTTGCGCTGGGTGTCCAGATCCTGTGTGCTGCAAACCAAGAGGCGATAGCAGTTGCTCTTGCTGCAG gtcttgATTTTATCCGGGCTGAAGGGTTTGTGTTTTCTCATGTTGCTGATGAAGGGATTATAAATGCCTGCGCAGGTAGCCTGCTACGGTACAGAAAACAAGTTGGAGCAGAGAACATTCAGATTTTTGctgatattaaaaagaaacatag TGCTCATGCCCTGACAGCAGACGTTGGTGTGGCTGAGACCGCTTTGGCTGCCGAGCTCTTCCTGGCTGATGGGGTTGTACTGACTGGCACGGCTACCGGATTGCCTGCAGATCCCCAGGAACTGAAAG aggTTAAACATGCTGTGAAGATTCCTGTGTTGATTGGGTCTGGAGTGACTCTGGAGAATGTGAGGAGTTACTTGGATGCAAACGCTCTAATAATTG caAACTCCTACAGCTTTGTACCTCTCCAGACTAGTATTAGTGATGTTAAAAACTGCCAGGTTCCTTCCAATACACAAGGTGTAATTATGATGGGAACCTTTCTACCAAAGCTGACAG
- the LOC104631559 gene encoding uncharacterized protein F13E9.13, mitochondrial isoform X1, protein MRPPGLFGRLKAAIVGVVHVGALPGTPRSSLPLTQIIDQACQEAEAYKDAGVDGLIVENMHDLPYTVCPGPEVTAAMTVISAAVRQTCPHLALGVQILCAANQEAIAVALAAGLDFIRAEGFVFSHVADEGIINACAGSLLRYRKQVGAENIQIFADIKKKHSAHALTADVGVAETALAAELFLADGVVLTGTATGLPADPQELKEVKHAVKIPVLIGSGVTLENVRSYLDANALIIANSYSFVPLQTSISDVKNCQVPSNTQGVIMMGTFLPKLTGS, encoded by the exons ATGCGGCCGCCCGGGCTCTTCGGGCGGCTGAAGGCGGCGATCGTCGGGGTGGTTCACGTGGGAGCGCTGCCAG GGACACCAAGAAGTTCTCTTCCACTGACCCAGATCATTGATCAAGCTTGTCAAGAGGCAGAAGCTTACAAGGATGCTGGAGTT GATGGCTTGATAGTAGAAAATATGCATGATCTTCCTTACACAGTGTGTCCTGGGCCTGAAGTAACCGCAGCAATGACAGTCATTAGTGCTGCAGTGAGACAAACGTGCCCCCATCTTGCGCTGGGTGTCCAGATCCTGTGTGCTGCAAACCAAGAGGCGATAGCAGTTGCTCTTGCTGCAG gtcttgATTTTATCCGGGCTGAAGGGTTTGTGTTTTCTCATGTTGCTGATGAAGGGATTATAAATGCCTGCGCAGGTAGCCTGCTACGGTACAGAAAACAAGTTGGAGCAGAGAACATTCAGATTTTTGctgatattaaaaagaaacatag TGCTCATGCCCTGACAGCAGACGTTGGTGTGGCTGAGACCGCTTTGGCTGCCGAGCTCTTCCTGGCTGATGGGGTTGTACTGACTGGCACGGCTACCGGATTGCCTGCAGATCCCCAGGAACTGAAAG aggTTAAACATGCTGTGAAGATTCCTGTGTTGATTGGGTCTGGAGTGACTCTGGAGAATGTGAGGAGTTACTTGGATGCAAACGCTCTAATAATTG caAACTCCTACAGCTTTGTACCTCTCCAGACTAGTATTAGTGATGTTAAAAACTGCCAGGTTCCTTCCAATACACAAGGTGTAATTATGATGGGAACCTTTCTACCAAAGCTGACAG
- the LOC104631559 gene encoding uncharacterized protein F13E9.13, mitochondrial isoform X2: protein MRPPGLFGRLKAAIVGVVHVGALPGTPRSSLPLTQIIDQACQEAEAYKDAGVDGLIVENMHDLPYTVCPGPEVTAAMTVISAAVRQTCPHLALGVQILCAANQEAIAVALAAGLDFIRAEGFVFSHVADEGIINACAGSLLRYRKQVGAENIQIFADIKKKHSAHALTADVGVAETALAAELFLADGVVLTGTATGLPADPQELKEVKHAVKIPVLIGSGVTLENVRSYLDANALIIGSYFKKEGYWANGVDPDRVKKFMEHISKLRG from the exons ATGCGGCCGCCCGGGCTCTTCGGGCGGCTGAAGGCGGCGATCGTCGGGGTGGTTCACGTGGGAGCGCTGCCAG GGACACCAAGAAGTTCTCTTCCACTGACCCAGATCATTGATCAAGCTTGTCAAGAGGCAGAAGCTTACAAGGATGCTGGAGTT GATGGCTTGATAGTAGAAAATATGCATGATCTTCCTTACACAGTGTGTCCTGGGCCTGAAGTAACCGCAGCAATGACAGTCATTAGTGCTGCAGTGAGACAAACGTGCCCCCATCTTGCGCTGGGTGTCCAGATCCTGTGTGCTGCAAACCAAGAGGCGATAGCAGTTGCTCTTGCTGCAG gtcttgATTTTATCCGGGCTGAAGGGTTTGTGTTTTCTCATGTTGCTGATGAAGGGATTATAAATGCCTGCGCAGGTAGCCTGCTACGGTACAGAAAACAAGTTGGAGCAGAGAACATTCAGATTTTTGctgatattaaaaagaaacatag TGCTCATGCCCTGACAGCAGACGTTGGTGTGGCTGAGACCGCTTTGGCTGCCGAGCTCTTCCTGGCTGATGGGGTTGTACTGACTGGCACGGCTACCGGATTGCCTGCAGATCCCCAGGAACTGAAAG aggTTAAACATGCTGTGAAGATTCCTGTGTTGATTGGGTCTGGAGTGACTCTGGAGAATGTGAGGAGTTACTTGGATGCAAACGCTCTAATAATTGGTTCGTATTTCAAGAAAGAAGGTTATTGGGCAAATGGTGTCGATCCTGACAGAGTAAAGAAATTTATGGAACACATAAGTAAACTGAGAGGATGA